The genome window AGCTGACACGGTCAAGCGTGTGACGCTGGAACTTGGCGGCAAATCACCGAACATCGTCTTCGAGGATGCCGATCTCGAAGACCGCGTTGCGGGCAGTGTGCTCGAATGTTTCAACAATAGCGGCCAGTCCTGCGACGCGCCGACGCGCATGCTGGTCCAGCGCTCAGTCTATGACAAGGCAGTCAGGATTGCCGAGGCGACCGGGCGAGAGGCGCGCGTGGGCAATCCGGAGGAGGAGGGCGATCATATCGGCCCGCTCGTCAGCCATGTTCAATATGGCCGGGTGCAGAATCTGATCGAAGCAGGGATTGCCGAGGGTGTGCGGGTTCTTGTTGGTGGTGCCGGCAAGCCGGAAGGTTACGAGACGGGTTACTTCGTACAGCCGACGATCTTCGCCGATGTGAGGAACGACATGCGCATCGCCAAGGAAGAGGTGTTTGGCCCGGTTTTGGCGCTCATTCCGTTCGACACTGAGGAAGAGGCAATCGCCATCGCCAACGATACGCCTTATGGCCTTGCCGCCTATGTGCAGACGGGGGATGCCAAGCGCGCCGAACGTGTCGCATCAAGGCTGAAGGCCGGCATGGTCCATATCAATGGCGGACCGCACCGCTACGGCAGCCCGTTCGGTGGCTACAAGCAGTCGGGCAATGGCCGCGAAGGTGGAAAATTCGGGCTCGAGGATTTCCTTGAGGTCAAGACCATCCACAGGCCGTAAACGACCAAAACGGTTGATGGCGTCAAGCCATCAACCAACCAGTTTCTCATCGATTTCAATCAGATATGGTGTTCTGCTCGCCTTGGCTTTTAACAAGGCTTCCGGCAGTTCGTCGATGTTGGCAAGCCGCTTCGACGGGACGCCATAGGCTTCGGCGATCTTCAGGTAGTCAGGGGCGGATGGGCGCACGCCAACGGGATTGATATTGACCTCAACCATGGCGCGTTCGATTTCCTGATAGCCCTGATTGTTCCAGACCACGAAGATCACCGGCACATCCTCATCGACCGCAGCGCCGAGTTCGCCGAGGACAAACTGAAATCCGCCGTCGCCCACGATGCAAATGGTTGAAGTTTCAGGCTTGCCGAGTGCAGCACCGATGGCCGCTGGTGGGCCAAAGCCCAAGGCACCGAAACCGGTCGCCGCATTGAACCAGCCGCCGACACGATCATGATCGTAGTACAAGTTGCCGGAATAGATGGTCTGGGTGGAATCGCCGACGATGAGCGAATTCGGCAAGGTGTCGCGCAACGTATTGAGGAAACGCACCTGACCCTGCGTGCGGGCCCCAACTTCGGCCCAGGCTGCGTCGCGTGTTTTCCTGGCGCGTTCTTCGCCTGATCGCGAATTGCGGCGCTCCGGCAGTGCTGCTGCAAGCTTTTCGGTGGTCTCCTTTGCCGAAGCTTCGATCGGCATGAAAGCGGGCCAGCGATCGAGCTGTCCGGCGTCGATATCGATCCGCACAAACCGCTTCAAGTCCGGGAAGCCGCCATCGCCATACATGTCATAATCGGTGGGTCCCATCTCGGTACCGATCGCGATCACGAGATCGCTGCCGGCAAGCAGTTGCCGCACGGACTTGAGGCTGGGGCTTGCCGGAACGAGAAGCGGATGGGCATGCAAGATGCCACGTCCGTTTGTCGTCGAAACCACCGGGGCATCGAGCCTTTCAGCGAGGGCCTTCAAAGCGTCCGCCGCCTCTTTGGCGCCGCCGCCGATCAGGATGACCGGTCGCTCGGCGGCGAGGCACTGGCGCGTCAGTTCGGCCATCGTCTCGGCCGACGCATAGGGGATCGGCGCATCGGACGGCAGGCGTTCCGCTCTATCCAGAGGCAATGCCATCACGTCCAGCGGGATCTCGACATGAACCGGACCGGGGCGCCGCGACGCGAAGAGGGCAAAAGCCCGCGCCAGGACAATCGGCAATTCGTCGGCCTTTTCGATCCGGTGCGAGAACATTGCCACGGTCTGAAGCATGGCGCGCTGGTTCGGCAGCTCATGCAGAAATCCTATGCCTTTGCCCAGCGATTCACGCTGGTTGACGCCGGAGATGACCAGCATCGGTACGGAATCAGCACGTGCCTGTCCCATCGCGGTGATTGTATTGGTAATGCCGGGGCCAGTGATTACGAAGGCGACACCCGGCTTGCCTGTGGCTCTTGCATAACCATCGGCCATGAAGCCAGCGCCCTGTTCATGACGCGGCGTGATATGCCGGATCTTAGAGGCGGCAAGGCCGCGATAAAGCTCGATCGTATGAACGCCTGGAATGCCGAAAACAGTATCGACATCATAGGATTCGAGCAAATGGACGAGGGCTTCACCAACCGTGGTCATGCGGATTTCCGTTGCTGCAGGCGGGACGCAAGGCGAACAATGCCGGCACACGCCGCATCGATCTTGTCATCGGCAACACTCAGGCTCAAGCGAAGATAACCGGAAAGATTCTTGCCGAAGGATTCGCCAGGCATCACCGCGACGAATTCTTCTTCAAGCAGGCGCATGGCGAAGTCATCGCCGGAAAGGCCGGTCGCGCGGATGTCGGCAAGGATGAACATGCCGGCCTGCGGCACCTTGGAGATAATCCCGGCAATGCCGTCGAGCCGTTCCGAGATCAGCTGTGCCCGGCGCAGATAGCTTTTGCGCATAGTTGCCGCGGCCGCCGAAGGCTGGCCCAGGGCGTAAGCGGTCATATCCGCGATGAAGGGCTGTACGCCGAAAAGCATGGATTCCGACAGGGGCAGCAACCGCTTGGTGAATTCCTTCGGCCCAACACACCAGCCGCTGCGGAACCCGGGTGCCGCGTGCGACTTGGAAATGGACGCAACCGCGATGGTGCGCTCGGCCAGTTCCGGACGATCCAGCGGCGAGGCGAACTTACCGTCGAAAATCAGCAACTCATAGACTTCGTCGGAAACGATCCAGAGATTATGCTTGCGGCAAACTTCGCCGATCTCCGCTACTTCCTGCTCGCTCAGGACAGCGCCGGTTGGATTGTGAGGCGTGTTGAGCAGGAGGACCTTGGCCTTAGGCGTAATGACCTTCTCCAGGTCCGCCGCCTGCATGCGAAAGCCCTTTTCGGGACGAAGCGGTACGGAAACGCGTGTCGCACCAGTCGCACGAACGACCCCGTCATAGGTCGCATAGAGCGGATCGCCAGTGATGATTTCGTCACCTTCTTCGGCAAGGCCGAGCATGACCAGCGACAGTGCCGTCTGCGTGCCGGGAAAGCACATGATGTTGTCCGCTTCGATCTGACGGCCAGTGCGGGCCGTATATTTGGCAGAAAGGGCGGCCAGAACGGCCGGCTCGCCGCGGCCGTTCGAATAGCCTGTCCGGCCAGAACGCATGGCGCGTTCGGCGACATCGATCATGTCAGTTGGTGTCGGGATGTCCGGTTCACCAATCGTCAGTTCGATAATTTCGTGACCGGCACGTTTCATTTCGCGCGCACGGATATGGACAGCCCATTTATCGGAGCCCAATCCGGCCAGACGATCGGTAACAGACGCAAAGCGCATCATTGAGCGCCTCCTTCAGCTTTAAGTGAAATTCCAAGCACGGCTTCGATAGCGGTAATGCCCGTGTCAGCCAACTCCCCATCGGCGAAAATATCGCCCGCCAGACAGCCTTCCAACCATAGACCGTCGATGATCGCATTGATGGCGATAGCGTGACGACGGGTATGGTTTGTTTCCGCTGGTTTGCCGACAGCCAGCAAGGCATCCCGGATCAGAGCCTCGAGTTCATCGCGAAATCCAAGATATCCTTCGCGATGTGCCACTGCCATTGCCGGATCGGCGTGAACCAGTCCGATGAATCCCGCCCAGAGGGAAAGATTGTTGGGGTCCATGATCGGTTGACCCAGATTGGCAGTCACGAATGCATAGAGACGGGCCCGCGGATCGTCGGGCGCATTTTGCAATGCGTCGCTCGCCTGAACCGTCATGCGATTCATTACTGCACGATAGGCGGCACCGATCAGGTCGTCCTTCGTCGGGAAATAATAACGGATAAGCCCTGCGGTCACGTCCGCGCGCAATGCGATTTCGCGTACGGTCGCCCCGGCAAGACCGCGCTCCGCCACACATTCCAGGGTCGCCGCGATCAGGTCCTCACGGCGTTTGTCTTCGCCTTCGCGGCGAAAGCTCTTGCGTGTGACGGTCTGGGTTTTCATTGGCGCCAGACAGGTCGTGTCAGGCAAGTGGGGCCACCCTCGCAGGCGATGCACAGAGCATCGGCCTCGAAGGTCGTCACGGTGCAGCCAGCAGCTTCCATCGCGGCCTTTGTCTTTTCAAAGCCGGCAACTGCGATCACCTCGTAAGGAGCCGTCGGCAGGACATTGAGATTGAGCCCATTGCTGGCGGCGAACTCTTCCTCGGGAGCCGCGACGAGCCGGATGCCACGCTCCTTCAATAGCTGGTAGAAAGCTGCCGGCAAGAGGGGGAGGTGGACCAGCGCCAGGTCCTCGGCGAGTGGAGAAATGATCGACATCAGGTGCAGGCAGGCTTCTTCCCCATGCCAGAGCGGCAGATCGAAACCCAGAACGGTAATGCCGAGGGGCTTGAGAATGTCGGACAGCTGTTCGATTCCCGCCTGGTTGGTACGGACACCGCGTCCGACAGCCAGTGTCTTGCTGTCGACCCAGACGCAGTCGCCGCCTTCGACAGTACCTGGCGATTCGATCCGGCCGAGAACAGGCACGTCCATCTGGCGATAGGTTTCGTGATGCAAATCCGGCTCATCCAGACGCAGGCTCTTGCCCATGCGAAGCAGAACTGCGCCTTTATCGGTGACGAGTGACGGATCATGGGTGAAGATCGAATCCGACAAGCCGTCATTTCCATCTCTGATCCATGTAATGTCAGCACCCGACTGGGCGACAAGGCCGGCGAAGACGCGATGCTGTTCGGAGGCCTTGCGAGCATCGAACTGCGGTCCATAGTGCCAGACATCGCGTTCGGCTCCCGCCATCACGCGATCCGGCATGCGCATGATGACGCGTTTCAGGGGAAGGGCCATGGACTGGGAACCGAATGCGCTCATGCTGGGCGTGCTTTCAAAAAATTGCGACTGCGAGTATTTATACGCTTGCATAATTAGAGCGCAAGTGGTGTGATGCGGTTAATTCGGGCGGTTTAGACCTGTGGTGACAAAAGAGGCGGATCAAAGGTGTCATGACCAAACGTGCACGACAACCACGGAATGGAATCCAGGAATGATGGCGACGGAAGTGGCCGCCGTTTCAACGGATCCTCTTCAACCGGCAGCCGAACAGGCTGAGGCCATACACATCCGGGATCTGCACAAGCGCTTCGGTGCGCTTGAGGTTCTCAAGGGTGTTTCCCTGACAGCAAGGGATGGCGATGTGGTTGCGCTCATTGGCGGCAGCGGCTCCGGCAAATCGACCTTTCTTCGGTGTATCAACTTCCTTGAAAATCCCACCAGCGGCGTCATTCGCATCAATGGCGAAAATGTTCAGATGGTCAGCGACGGCCAAGGCGGTCAGTATCCTGCGAACCGCCGCCAGATCGAGCGGATTCGCAGCCGTCTCGGCATGGTGTTCCAGAATTTCAATCTCTGGCAGCACATGACGCTCATCCAGAACGTCATCGAGGTTCCGATCCACGTTCTCGGCGTGAAGCGCGACGAGGCAATGGTCATTGGCGAACAGCTCCTGGAGCGCGTCGGGCTATCAGCGAAACGCGACGTCTATCCCGCTTATCTTTCCGGCGGCCAGCAGCAGCGCGCCGCCATTGCCCGCGCGCTCGCCATCCAGCCGCGCGTCATGCTGTTCGACGAGCCGACTTCCGCGCTCGATCCGGAGCTTGTCGGAGAGGTGCTGAAGGTCATCGGCGACCTCGCGAAAGAGGGCCGCACCATGCTTCTGGTCACGCATGAGATGAAATTCGCCCGCGAAGTGGCGAGCCATGTCATGTACCTGCACAACGGCATTGTCGAAGAAGAGGGGCCGCCGGAAAAATTGTTTGGATCGCCAAAATCCGAACGTTTGAAGCAGTTTATCCGAACTGTCTCATAAATTAAGCGAAATAATCAGCGAATAATCCTGGGGAACAACGAGCGAATGGAGATGAGTATGAAGTCTTTTCTGAAAACGACGGTTGCAGCCGTTGTTCTGGTGATCGCCGGAATGGGTGCGGCCACTGCCGAACAAATCAAGGTCGGTATTGCCGCCGAACCCTATCCGCCATTCGCCTCGCCCGACGCTTCGGGCAAATGGCAGGGCTGGGAAGTGGATATTGCCATGGCGATGTGCGAGCAGGCCAAGCTCGATTGCGTAATCACGCCTGTTTCGTGGGACGGCATCATTCCGGCCCTGACAACGAAGAAGATCGATATGATCGCCGCGTCGATGTCGATCACCGCCGAGCGTGAGAAGACAATCGATTTTTCCGATAAATATTACAACACGCCAACAGTCATTCTTGGTTCCAAGGACGTCAAAATGCAACCGACGCCCGAGGGGCTGAAGGGCAAGATTCTGGGTGTTCAGGTTTCGACAGTACACCAGGTTTACGCGAAAAAGCATTTCGCGGACACAGCTGCGGAAATCAAGGAATACCAGACACAGGACGAGGCTAATCAGGATCTGGCTGCCGGACGTATCGATGCGACGCAGGCGGATTCACTGGCGCTCGAAACCTTTGCCCAGACAGATGCCGGCAAGGCCTGCTGCGAGATCAAGGGCAAGGTTGCCGATGATCTCGAAGTTCTTGGACCGGGCGTCGGTGTCGGTTTGCGTAAGGGTGATACCGAACTCAAGGAAAAGATCAACGCCGCCATCAAGGGCATACGCGACAGCGGCAAATATGAAGAAATCTCGAAGAAATATTTCAACTTCGATATTTACGGCGGCTAAGGTGTCGGCTGGGGCAGGGGTCATCCTGCTCCGGCTCATTTGATGTGAAACCCTGTTACTAACGCTGAATCGAGGACGGCTTGGCCGATGCATCGATTATTCCTGCCGCGATCTCCGGCATGTTCGAGCTTCTCTCGCCATATCCGCCAGGTTGGGGCGGCAATCTTCTGCGCGGGCTTCTGCATTCCCTGCAGATTGCTTTCGGGGCATTCGGCATGGGCCTGGTTATCGGAACACTTGGCGCCTACGGCAAGCTCTACGGCGGTGCGATTGTGCGCGATCTGACAGAAATCTATACCACGCTGGTCCGTGCGATTCCGGAGCTGGTGCTGATCCTGCTGCTCTACTATGCCGGCACAGACCTGATCAATCGCGTGCTCGAGGGGATGGGGTATCAAAGGGTCGATATTAATGGGCTCGTTGCTGGTATTGTAGTACTCGGCTTTGTTCAAGGCGCCTACGCGACCGAAGTCTTGCGTGGCGCAATCAAATCAATCCCGCAAGGGGAAGTCGAGGCGGCGAGAGCCTATGGCATGTCGCCAACACTGATGATGCGCCGGATCACGCTTCCGGCGATGCTGCCACATGCCTTACCGGGGCTCGCCAATCTCTGGCTCATCTCGACCAAGGATACGGCGCTGCTGGCAGTCGTCGGTTTCAGCGAGCTGACCCTGGAGACACGCCAGGCAGCAGGGGCCACAAAGGCGTACATGCTCTTCTACGTAGCGGCCGGTGCGCTCTATCTGTTCATCACGCTGTTCTCCAACGTCATTCTGGCGAGGGTCGAACAATGGGCGCGGCGCGGCATGCCTTCGGTCAAGGAGGCGCGATAATGACCGGACCGCCCATAGAAGTGCCGATCGAAACCTTCCCGATCCACAAGGAGGCGGATGCGAGCCGCCAGACGCGCAGACTGCCGCCGCATCGTATCGTCCTTATTCTCATTGGACTGGCGCTGCTGGCATCGGCCATCTTTTTCCTGCGCTGGGATTGGCTGCCCAACTACGGCGATTTGATTTTGCAAGGCCTGTGGCGGACGATCTGGATTCTGTGCGTGACAGTTTTTCTCGGCTTCCTCCTGGCGGTTCCGCTGGGGCTGGCGCAAGCAGCAGGCCCCGCCATTCTGGCCATTCCGGCGCGGGCATTTTGTACGGTCATTCGCGGCACTCCGCTCCTCGTTCAACTTTGGCTGCTCTATTACGGTCTCGGTTCGCTATTCCCTCAATATCCGTGGATTCGTGGGTCGGAGCTTTGGCCATATCTGCGACAGGCCTGGCCCTATGCTGTACTAGCACTGACCCTTTCCTATGCGGGTTATGAAGGCGAAGTCATGCGCGGCGCATTCGTGAGCGTTCCCAAGGGACAGCTGGAAGCGGCACGTGCGTTTGGCATGCGGCGGTTTACGATCTTCCGCCGCATCTGGTTGCCGCAGGCTATACACCGCGCCTTACCTACGCTTGCGGGCGAGGCAGTCCTGCAGCTCAAATCAACGCCATTGGTTGCGACGATCACGGTCGTCGATCTTTATTCGGTCGCTTCGCGGGTGCGGCAGGATACCTTTCTTACCTATGAACCACTGTTGCTGCTTGCAGCGGGCTATGTGGTCATCACGGCTATCATCGTGTACCTGTTCCGGCGCCTGGAAACACTTATCCCGTCGAAACTTGGATAAAGGATTTGTGCTGTGGCGCAAATTGTTCGACTTATGTCGCAAGTGTTTGATGCGTGCCGTTGAGCAGATGCGCATAGTGTGGGCAAAAGGAACGCCTCGCAAAGACGAGAAAATGGGATTCATGCTTTCGCCTGGCGTGCGCTGCCGGCGGGCATTATCTATTTTCAACTCCGTTGTGAGGACGAAAGGTGATAATGCGGACAGTCGAAACTTTTCAGCATAAGGTCACAGAGCAAGCCGACATGGGCATAATCTTGTCCGACGGCTGCCGCCTTTCGGCGCGGGTCTGGATGCCCGAAGATGCCGAAGAAAATCCGGTTCCTGCCATTCTTGAGTTCCTTCCCTATCGCAAGCGCGATGGTACAACTGCCCGGGACAATCTCACTCATCCTTACTTTGCCGGCCACGGCTATGCCTGCCTGCGTGTCGACATGCGCGGCAACGGCGATTCCGAAGGCCTGATGGAGGATGAATATTCAGAGCAGGAACTGGCGGATGCCTGCGAAGTGATCGAGTGGATTGCAAAACAGCCGTGGTCAACCGGCAAGGTTGGCATGATGGGCATATCCTGGGGCGGCTTCAATTCACTGCAGGTCTCAGCACTCCAGCCCGAAGCGTTGAAGGCAATCATCACCCTCTGCTCCACCGACGACCGCTATGCCGACGACATCCACTACAAGGGCGGGTTGCTGCTCAATGAGAATCTCGGCTGGGGCGCGACCATGCTGGCCTATTCGTCGCGACCACCGGATCCCGCCCACGTTGGCGAAAAGTGGCGAAAAATGTGGCTTGACCGGCTCGCGAATGAACCATTTCTGCCGGCCGTCTGGCTAAAGCATCAGACGCGCGACGGGTATTGGCAGCGCGGTTCGGTTTGCGAGGATTTTTCCGCGATCAAGGCTGCCACTCTTGCGGTTGGCGGGTGGGGCGATGCCTACAAGAACGCCGTACCGCGGCTGATGCAGGGCATCACCGCGCCGGTAAAGGGTATCATCGGCCCGTGGATGCATAAATATCCGCATTTCGCGGTACCCGAGCCACGCATTGGTTTCCTGCAGGAGGCCCTGCGCTGGTGGGATCGCTGGCTCAAGGATATCGATACGGGCGTCGAGAACGATCCGGCCTATCGCGGTTATTTGATGGATTCGGTTCGTCCAAAGAGCTGGTACACGGAACGTCCTGGCTACTGGATCACGGAAGAACAATGGCCGTCAAAGAATATCGCCACCGAAGTGTTGCATCTTCAGGCTGACAAGTTGCTCTCATCGGAAGCGTCCAGCAATTTTTCCCACCTTGTTGCGTCACCCCAGGATTGCGGCATGATGAGCGGCGAATATTGCGCGATCTGGCTCGGACCGGAAATGCCGGGCGATCAGCGCCGCGACGATGCGCTTTCCGTTTGTTACGATACGGTCCTCGAAAAGCCGATCGATATCGTTGGCGCGCCCGAAATTTCCCTTACGTTGACAAGTAACAGGCCGGTGGCGATGGTCGCGGTACGCCTGTGCGATGTGCACCCGGATGGTGCATCGACACGCATCACCTATGGCGTCCTCAACCTCTGTCACAGGGATGGCCATGATAATGCCCAGCCACTGGTCCCGGGTGAGGCAGTCACGGTTCGGTTCAAGCTCGATGATATTGCCTACAGGATGCCTGCGGGCCACACGCTACGTGTCGCTGTATCGTCATCCTACTGGCCTATGGTCTGGCCATCGCCAGCGCATGTCAGCCTTACAATCCAGTCCGGGCAGATCAGCATTCCCTCGCGCGAAATTGCGGCTGGTGACGAATGGAGTTTTCCGGAGCCGGAAGCCGCGTCGCCATGGGAGATCGAAACCCTGCGGGCGGGGAGCAGTAGCCGTTCCATCGAGCATGACCAGGTCAGTGGCAAGATCGCTCTGCTGATCGAAGACGATTTTGGCGAGGCACGCGACAAGGATCATGGGCTGATCCATGGCGGCGTGGCGCGCGAGCGCTGGGAAATCCATGCAGATGATCCGCTGTCCGCCTATGGCGAAACCCATTGGACCGAGATTTCCGGACGCGACAACTGGCGGATACGTACGGAAACTTTCACGACCATGCGGTCCGACACAGACAATTTCTATCTCACCGGCCGGATCGAGGCCTACGAGAACGACAATGTAGTGTTCGAACGGGACTTTGCCGAAACAATCGCACGCCAATGCATATGAATTCAGCACCCTGCTGAGGAGGGATATTTTACTAGATCAACGGGTTGCACTTCACGGGTATCAAGTCGCATTATCACAAAAACCAGATTTGGACGCGAGGCGTCCAAGGATCAAAAAGGGGAATGGGTATGTCAAAAGAACTCGATTATCTAAGCCGCAAGGTCGCACTTGGACATTTGTCCCGCCGCGATTTTCTTGGCCGTGCCGCTGCTCTGGGCGTCACCACGGTCTTCGCCAATTCCCTATTGTCCAGTGCTGCACTCGCGGAAGGTCCGGTCAAGGGCGGTACGCTGAAAGCCGGTATGACTGGCGGTGCTTCCACGGATAGCCTTGATCCGGCAAGCTGGCAAAGCCAGGTTCCTTACAAGTTCGGCCGGCAATGGGGTGAACAACTGGTTGAAATCCAGCCCGATGGCAAGCTTGAGCCGAAGCTCGCCGAAGAGTGGGGTTCGTCGGACGATGCCAAAATCTGGACGTTCAAGATCCGCAAGGGTGTTCAGTTCCATGACGGCAAGGAGATGACGCCGGACGATGTCGTCGCCACGATGGAACGCCATTCCGATGCGAATTCGAAATCCGGTGCTCTCGGTATCATGGGCGGTATCGCCAATGTGAAGAAGGATGGCGATACCGTTGTCTTCACATTGAAAGAAGCCAATGCCGATCTGCCCTTCCTCATGGATGACTACCATTTGATGATCCAGCCGAATGGCGGCAAGGACAAACCGGCGGCAGGTATCGGTACGGGCCCGTACAAGGTTGTGACCGAAGAGCCGGGCGTGCGCCATATCGGTGAAAAGTTCGCCAATTACTGGAATGGCGACAAGCGTGGCCATGCCGACCAGATCGAAATCATTGTCATCAATGACTCCACCGCCCGTACCGCCGCGCTGCAGTCCGGTCAGGTACACATGATCAATCGCGTTGAGCCGAAGATTGTCGATCTCGTCAAACGCGTTCCGGGAGTTACGATTCAGAACGTTGCGGGCAAAGGCCACTACGTGTTCATTGCTCATTGCAACACCGCACCGTTCGACAACAATGACCTGCGTCTTGCATTGAAATACGCCA of Phyllobacterium zundukense contains these proteins:
- a CDS encoding ABC transporter substrate-binding protein encodes the protein MSKELDYLSRKVALGHLSRRDFLGRAAALGVTTVFANSLLSSAALAEGPVKGGTLKAGMTGGASTDSLDPASWQSQVPYKFGRQWGEQLVEIQPDGKLEPKLAEEWGSSDDAKIWTFKIRKGVQFHDGKEMTPDDVVATMERHSDANSKSGALGIMGGIANVKKDGDTVVFTLKEANADLPFLMDDYHLMIQPNGGKDKPAAGIGTGPYKVVTEEPGVRHIGEKFANYWNGDKRGHADQIEIIVINDSTARTAALQSGQVHMINRVEPKIVDLVKRVPGVTIQNVAGKGHYVFIAHCNTAPFDNNDLRLALKYAMNREEMVKTILRGYGSIGNDFPINKAYPLFSDDVEQRTYDPDKAAFHFKKSGHDGPVLLRTSDVAFPGAVDAAQLYQQSAAKAGIQIEVKREPGDGYFTEVWNKQPFSTSYWGGRPTQDQMYSTAYLSTADWNDTKFFNEKFDKMLITARGELDEAKRKQMYRDMAMIVRDEGGVIVPMFNDFIDATSAKVGGWVPDGNQEMSGGYALSRCWLNA
- a CDS encoding CocE/NonD family hydrolase, with the protein product MRTVETFQHKVTEQADMGIILSDGCRLSARVWMPEDAEENPVPAILEFLPYRKRDGTTARDNLTHPYFAGHGYACLRVDMRGNGDSEGLMEDEYSEQELADACEVIEWIAKQPWSTGKVGMMGISWGGFNSLQVSALQPEALKAIITLCSTDDRYADDIHYKGGLLLNENLGWGATMLAYSSRPPDPAHVGEKWRKMWLDRLANEPFLPAVWLKHQTRDGYWQRGSVCEDFSAIKAATLAVGGWGDAYKNAVPRLMQGITAPVKGIIGPWMHKYPHFAVPEPRIGFLQEALRWWDRWLKDIDTGVENDPAYRGYLMDSVRPKSWYTERPGYWITEEQWPSKNIATEVLHLQADKLLSSEASSNFSHLVASPQDCGMMSGEYCAIWLGPEMPGDQRRDDALSVCYDTVLEKPIDIVGAPEISLTLTSNRPVAMVAVRLCDVHPDGASTRITYGVLNLCHRDGHDNAQPLVPGEAVTVRFKLDDIAYRMPAGHTLRVAVSSSYWPMVWPSPAHVSLTIQSGQISIPSREIAAGDEWSFPEPEAASPWEIETLRAGSSSRSIEHDQVSGKIALLIEDDFGEARDKDHGLIHGGVARERWEIHADDPLSAYGETHWTEISGRDNWRIRTETFTTMRSDTDNFYLTGRIEAYENDNVVFERDFAETIARQCI